A DNA window from Polyangiaceae bacterium contains the following coding sequences:
- a CDS encoding biopolymer transporter ExbD, with protein sequence MSEKPLSRFHQPISVPGRRLLHHIPLAFVRKKVSGGGVRANNHEIPLIPFIDFLLCIVLFLLASFSATGELPVDKNVKLPKAENVMDMVEAPMVAITGTQILVDGVPAGNTRAIEEANRLQRVDELFNILKNKRELWKQINPGRDFPGVAVLQVDRRVPALVVKSVFQTAAFAGYPNISFMVGRIGDEGGGGGGE encoded by the coding sequence ATGTCCGAGAAACCCCTCAGTCGATTTCATCAGCCGATCAGCGTTCCGGGCCGACGCCTGCTCCACCACATCCCGCTCGCCTTCGTGCGCAAGAAGGTGTCCGGCGGCGGAGTGCGCGCCAACAACCACGAGATCCCGCTGATCCCGTTCATCGACTTCCTGCTCTGCATCGTTCTCTTCTTGCTGGCCAGCTTCTCGGCCACGGGTGAGTTGCCCGTGGACAAGAACGTGAAGCTGCCGAAGGCAGAGAACGTGATGGACATGGTCGAGGCCCCCATGGTGGCCATCACCGGAACTCAGATTCTGGTGGACGGCGTGCCGGCGGGCAACACGCGCGCCATCGAAGAAGCGAATCGGCTTCAGCGCGTCGACGAGTTGTTCAACATCCTGAAAAACAAGCGGGAGTTGTGGAAGCAGATCAACCCCGGCCGCGACTTTCCGGGCGTGGCCGTGCTTCAGGTGGACCGCCGAGTGCCCGCACTGGTGGTCAAGAGCGTGTTCCAGACAGCGGCCTTCGCTGGCTACCCCAACATCAGCTTCATGGTGGGTCGCATCGGCGACGAGGGCGGCGGCGGCGGGGGCGAATGA
- a CDS encoding biopolymer transporter ExbD yields the protein MAGIDTGGGHGGKRATNHEIPLIPFIDFLLCLVAFLLVTAVWSQMARINADARVPGPPRPEDEIQKQEKEKQLHVEMRGERKFQLVWKEGSTVVNTIDVERKPVKVGDDTRFPDLAKKILDEWTANGAHRAATDKKFDQAVLHTDNTTQFSDVIAVIDAIYAPQRDFAPVGAQAEKVPAFNVTFAVN from the coding sequence ATGGCTGGAATCGACACTGGTGGTGGGCATGGCGGGAAGCGGGCCACCAACCACGAAATCCCGCTGATCCCGTTCATCGACTTTCTCCTGTGTTTGGTGGCGTTCTTGCTCGTCACGGCCGTGTGGTCGCAGATGGCGCGCATCAACGCAGATGCTCGCGTTCCCGGGCCGCCGCGGCCCGAGGACGAGATCCAGAAGCAGGAAAAGGAGAAGCAACTGCACGTGGAGATGCGCGGCGAGCGCAAGTTCCAGCTTGTTTGGAAAGAGGGCAGCACTGTGGTCAACACCATCGACGTCGAGCGCAAGCCGGTGAAGGTAGGTGACGACACGCGCTTCCCCGACCTGGCGAAGAAGATCCTGGACGAGTGGACCGCCAACGGTGCGCATCGCGCGGCAACGGACAAGAAGTTCGACCAAGCCGTGCTGCACACCGACAACACCACTCAGTTCTCCGATGTCATCGCCGTGATCGACGCCATCTACGCTCCGCAACGCGACTTCGCGCCGGTTGGCGCTCAGGCCGAAAAGGTGCCTGCCTTCAACGTCACCTTCGCGGTGAACTGA
- a CDS encoding MotA/TolQ/ExbB proton channel family protein, with translation MSKLWHHYQAGGWAMWIILFWLICSIAVIAERAVYLFGASINKEVFLATMQKCILAGDVAKAVKMASAANAPLARIVQAGLVKVNRPDEEVQAAMDEAALREMPRINRRTGYLALFANLAMLSGLFGTIIGLIKAFGAVGGESVDPSQKARILAEGISEAMNCTAFGLLAAITALVGFAFLNGKTQALEDDINEASVQVLNLVVANRQKVSLQGLEQAA, from the coding sequence ATGTCGAAACTCTGGCATCACTACCAGGCAGGCGGTTGGGCAATGTGGATCATCCTATTTTGGCTGATCTGCTCGATTGCGGTCATTGCGGAACGCGCCGTCTACCTGTTTGGCGCCTCCATCAACAAAGAAGTGTTTCTGGCCACGATGCAGAAGTGCATCCTCGCCGGTGACGTTGCCAAGGCCGTGAAGATGGCCTCGGCCGCCAACGCACCCCTCGCCCGCATCGTGCAGGCTGGTTTGGTGAAGGTGAATCGTCCGGACGAAGAAGTGCAGGCTGCGATGGATGAGGCGGCGTTGCGCGAGATGCCGCGCATCAACCGGCGCACTGGATACCTCGCATTGTTCGCGAACCTGGCCATGCTTTCCGGTCTGTTCGGCACCATCATCGGCCTGATCAAGGCGTTCGGTGCGGTCGGTGGTGAGAGCGTGGATCCGAGCCAGAAGGCGCGCATCCTTGCAGAAGGTATTTCCGAAGCCATGAACTGCACGGCGTTCGGTCTCTTGGCAGCGATTACGGCGCTCGTGGGCTTCGCCTTCCTCAACGGCAAGACACAGGCGTTGGAGGACGACATCAACGAGGCCAGCGTGCAGGTGCTCAACCTCGTCGTGGCCAATCGTCAGAAGGTCAGCCTGCAGGGCTTGGAGCAGGCGGCGTGA